A section of the Elizabethkingia anophelis R26 genome encodes:
- a CDS encoding NADH:flavin oxidoreductase yields the protein MNTDSLFSPFIYKNLHLKNRIVMAPMTRAQSAAGIPTPEMAGYYSRRAASEVGLILSEGTVINRPASKNLLNIPDFYGNEALKGWKNVIDQVHAEGGKMGPQIWHVGDTRMSKEYPEVSMEAAATMSIADIEDTIRQFAASAKAAKDLGFDCLEIHGAHGYLIDQFFWEGTNTRTDEYGGKTLKERNRFAVEVIKAIRAAVGEDFTIIIRLSQWKQQDYKARLATTPAEMEEWLLPLKEAGVDIFHCSQRRFWEPEFEGSDLNFAGWAKKITGQPTITVGSVGLKGDFLSAFAGEGTEKTDLSKLLRRLERQDFDLVAVGRAILSDYQWVQKIKNGNTQELSDFSAESLKVLY from the coding sequence ATGAATACAGACTCATTATTTAGTCCCTTTATTTATAAAAACCTTCATCTGAAAAACAGAATTGTAATGGCTCCTATGACCCGTGCGCAGTCAGCTGCAGGAATTCCTACTCCTGAAATGGCTGGCTACTATTCCAGAAGAGCTGCCTCAGAGGTTGGACTTATTCTTTCTGAAGGTACCGTTATCAACAGACCTGCTTCCAAGAACTTACTGAATATTCCCGATTTTTACGGTAATGAAGCATTAAAGGGATGGAAAAATGTAATTGATCAGGTGCATGCAGAAGGCGGTAAAATGGGACCACAGATATGGCATGTAGGCGATACAAGAATGAGTAAAGAATATCCTGAGGTTTCTATGGAGGCAGCAGCTACAATGAGCATTGCTGATATAGAAGATACGATCAGACAATTTGCTGCTTCTGCAAAAGCAGCCAAAGACCTTGGTTTCGACTGTTTGGAAATTCATGGCGCACACGGATATCTTATCGATCAGTTCTTCTGGGAAGGTACCAATACCAGAACCGATGAATATGGCGGAAAAACACTAAAAGAAAGAAACCGCTTTGCTGTAGAAGTGATAAAAGCAATAAGAGCAGCTGTTGGAGAAGATTTCACTATTATCATCCGTCTTTCTCAGTGGAAGCAACAGGATTACAAAGCCAGATTAGCAACTACACCTGCGGAAATGGAAGAATGGCTTTTACCACTAAAAGAAGCCGGAGTGGATATCTTTCATTGTTCTCAGCGTCGTTTCTGGGAGCCTGAATTTGAAGGTTCGGATCTTAACTTTGCCGGATGGGCTAAAAAAATCACTGGTCAACCAACCATTACAGTAGGATCAGTAGGTCTGAAAGGTGATTTCCTTTCTGCTTTTGCTGGTGAAGGAACCGAAAAAACTGACCTTTCTAAATTACTAAGAAGATTAGAAAGACAGGATTTTGATCTTGTGGCAGTCGGAAGGGCTATATTGAGTGACTACCAGTGGGTTCAAAAAATTAAAAACGGAAATACACAGGAGCTTTCTGATTTTTCAGCAGAAAGCCTGAAAGTACTCTATTAA
- a CDS encoding winged helix-turn-helix transcriptional regulator yields MKQKRIAECDCPLVKAMSALGNKWKPVIVRVIKDRTLRFGEIAARIHVISRKVLTDQLREMEQDGLITRAEFKELPPRVEYTLTEKGLALLPILFMLEDWEKQYETKEIAETAEV; encoded by the coding sequence ATGAAACAAAAGAGAATTGCAGAGTGTGATTGCCCACTGGTAAAGGCGATGTCGGCGCTTGGAAATAAATGGAAACCTGTAATTGTAAGGGTTATAAAAGATCGTACACTGCGTTTTGGAGAAATTGCGGCGCGTATTCATGTAATATCCCGCAAGGTGCTTACCGATCAGTTGAGAGAAATGGAACAGGATGGATTGATTACCAGAGCCGAGTTTAAAGAATTACCACCAAGGGTGGAGTATACCTTAACAGAAAAAGGGTTGGCACTGCTGCCTATTTTATTTATGCTGGAGGATTGGGAAAAACAATATGAAACTAAAGAAATTGCGGAAACAGCAGAGGTGTAA
- a CDS encoding winged helix-turn-helix transcriptional regulator has protein sequence MKKQRTELGPDCKMHLRGVEDTVYLLSGKWKTIIISHLYFAGKMRFMDLKRQLEKVAAKTLSKELKELEMNNLVSRTQNNTMPVTVDYELTDFGKSLHDVIDTMSKWGINYRKELLQNGNK, from the coding sequence ATGAAAAAACAAAGAACTGAATTGGGTCCGGATTGCAAAATGCACCTGCGTGGTGTGGAAGATACGGTATATTTATTGAGCGGGAAATGGAAAACCATTATCATCAGCCACTTATACTTTGCCGGTAAAATGAGGTTTATGGATCTTAAAAGACAACTGGAAAAGGTAGCTGCAAAGACACTTTCAAAAGAACTGAAAGAACTTGAAATGAACAATCTTGTCTCAAGAACCCAGAATAATACCATGCCGGTAACAGTCGATTATGAACTTACAGATTTTGGAAAAAGCCTTCATGATGTTATCGACACCATGTCCAAGTGGGGCATTAATTACAGAAAGGAATTGCTTCAAAACGGAAACAAATAA
- a CDS encoding adenosine kinase: MMKKTLIYILLLGLPLTGNQYITAQELSYQQKINLLDQENQALGFDSDLKLSDAESVLDKKLFQLRKEFLTETEKQKIPLYNSSFNQIKPLIENSKLFDIIQSMPKGGLLHTHSGGITDAKWIIETARKYKESYIYVQKDNDQYIFGQMAFFAKGQVPAGFVNLDEKLSADPGFEKQLQELLILKRDQLCNYTDYWIEFEKRFKRTGSLLSYRPFFKAYYLKGFQDLIKDNVQHVEIRFIFDQLYDFEHGKYSLNTSITDLQDILKEIHKTAPQFTLKLIYSSFKFLDPKGVDQQLEAAFQLKKEFPDMITGFDLVADEAAGNSIYSFRESWMKLNDLSKKYGVDMPLFLHAGESNSVFNKNVVDLALLNNKRIGHGLNLIYFPKTLELIKKQNKLVEVSPISNQILGYVSDMRNHPARVLLSNGVQCSINSDDPGVYGYEGLGYDFWVAFLYWELDIKALKKLVYNSINYSSLNEKEKKEAILYLDKQWTDFVTKMNQKLN; encoded by the coding sequence ATGATGAAAAAAACTCTTATTTACATATTACTTTTAGGGCTTCCTCTTACTGGGAATCAATATATCACAGCTCAGGAGCTTTCGTATCAGCAGAAAATAAATTTACTGGACCAAGAAAACCAGGCATTAGGTTTTGATTCCGATTTAAAATTGTCGGACGCAGAAAGTGTATTAGACAAAAAGCTATTTCAACTGCGCAAAGAATTCCTTACTGAAACCGAAAAGCAAAAAATCCCATTGTATAATAGTTCCTTCAACCAGATAAAACCTCTGATTGAAAACAGCAAATTATTTGATATTATTCAGTCTATGCCTAAAGGCGGACTTTTACATACGCACAGTGGTGGTATTACTGATGCCAAATGGATAATTGAAACAGCGAGAAAGTATAAAGAAAGTTATATTTACGTTCAGAAAGATAATGACCAATATATTTTCGGACAAATGGCATTTTTTGCAAAAGGTCAGGTTCCGGCAGGTTTTGTTAATCTTGATGAAAAATTAAGCGCTGATCCTGGTTTTGAAAAGCAGTTACAAGAGCTTTTGATACTTAAACGAGACCAACTTTGCAACTACACAGATTACTGGATAGAATTCGAAAAGCGTTTTAAGCGCACAGGTTCATTACTGTCTTACCGTCCTTTCTTTAAAGCATACTATCTGAAAGGATTTCAGGATTTAATAAAGGATAATGTGCAGCATGTAGAAATCAGATTTATTTTTGATCAGCTTTATGATTTTGAACATGGAAAGTATTCTTTAAATACATCCATTACAGATCTACAGGATATTCTTAAAGAAATACACAAAACAGCTCCACAGTTTACATTGAAGCTGATATATTCAAGTTTTAAATTTTTGGACCCTAAAGGTGTTGATCAACAACTTGAAGCGGCTTTCCAACTTAAGAAAGAGTTTCCGGATATGATTACAGGATTCGATCTTGTTGCTGATGAAGCTGCCGGAAATAGTATTTATTCCTTTCGTGAAAGTTGGATGAAGCTAAATGACCTTTCAAAAAAATACGGCGTAGACATGCCTCTTTTCCTTCATGCCGGGGAAAGTAATTCTGTTTTTAATAAAAATGTTGTAGACCTGGCACTCCTCAATAACAAAAGAATTGGTCATGGTCTTAATCTGATCTATTTTCCAAAAACACTGGAACTGATTAAAAAGCAAAACAAACTGGTTGAAGTAAGTCCGATCAGCAATCAGATTCTCGGATATGTCAGCGATATGAGAAATCACCCTGCAAGAGTGTTGCTAAGCAACGGAGTACAATGCTCTATTAACAGTGATGATCCGGGGGTATATGGATATGAAGGACTTGGTTATGACTTTTGGGTTGCTTTTTTATACTGGGAATTAGATATAAAAGCATTAAAGAAACTTGTTTACAATTCGATTAATTACTCTTCTTTAAACGAGAAAGAAAAGAAAGAGGCTATTCTTTATCTGGACAAGCAATGGACAGATTTCGTCACAAAGATGAATCAAAAACTGAATTAA
- a CDS encoding NAD(P)H-dependent oxidoreductase codes for MSLQKTLNWRSATKAYNGKTIEKEKLEQVLEAIRLAPSSSGLQPFKVLVITNKELREKLQPISRDQDQIVKASHILVFAAWDEYTTERIDSFFEFSNQLRKLPDTTTDEYRLNLLDLLSKQTKEEHFVNAAKQAYIALGFGLLAAADLRIDATPMEGFDNKAVDELLDLPAQGLKSAVILALGYKDEDTDWWSRLERVRRPAEELFVKID; via the coding sequence ATGTCATTACAAAAAACACTGAACTGGAGATCTGCTACCAAAGCCTATAACGGAAAGACTATAGAAAAAGAAAAGCTTGAACAAGTGCTGGAAGCAATACGTCTGGCACCATCCAGTTCGGGGCTGCAACCGTTTAAAGTTTTAGTTATTACGAATAAAGAACTAAGAGAAAAGCTTCAGCCTATTTCCCGTGATCAGGATCAAATTGTAAAAGCATCTCATATATTGGTTTTTGCAGCCTGGGATGAATATACAACAGAAAGGATAGACTCATTTTTTGAGTTTAGTAATCAGTTACGGAAATTACCAGATACTACGACAGATGAATACCGTTTGAATCTGCTTGATTTACTAAGTAAACAAACGAAAGAAGAACATTTTGTAAATGCAGCAAAGCAAGCCTATATTGCATTGGGTTTTGGTTTGCTTGCAGCCGCGGATCTCAGAATTGATGCTACTCCTATGGAGGGTTTTGATAATAAGGCTGTTGATGAGCTTTTAGATCTTCCGGCACAGGGATTAAAGAGTGCTGTAATTTTGGCTTTAGGGTATAAAGATGAAGATACAGACTGGTGGAGCAGATTAGAGCGGGTAAGAAGACCTGCAGAGGAGTTATTTGTGAAAATTGACTAA
- a CDS encoding DinB family protein, producing the protein MNYQLLKTIIDTELKRFEIISEDEWAYKNSPEKWSRKEILGHLCDSAFTNIRRFVVTQYKENENIVYDQDEWVKAQNYQNIPTAEVINLWKSLNYQIVHIVENMPDEVLQRTCDTSKTTPEILTLEVLIKGYIDHLHHHLKTI; encoded by the coding sequence ATGAATTATCAGCTTCTTAAAACCATTATTGATACAGAATTAAAACGATTCGAAATTATTTCTGAAGATGAATGGGCTTATAAAAACTCTCCAGAGAAATGGTCCAGGAAAGAAATTCTTGGACATCTTTGTGACAGTGCTTTTACAAATATTCGCAGATTTGTAGTTACTCAGTATAAAGAAAATGAGAATATTGTATATGATCAGGACGAGTGGGTTAAAGCTCAGAACTATCAGAATATTCCTACAGCAGAAGTTATTAATCTTTGGAAATCTCTGAACTATCAGATTGTTCACATTGTGGAAAATATGCCCGATGAAGTATTACAAAGAACCTGTGATACCTCAAAGACAACACCCGAGATCCTGACTTTGGAAGTTCTTATCAAAGGTTATATAGATCATCTGCATCATCATCTAAAAACTATTTAA
- a CDS encoding AraC family transcriptional regulator — MGLIAALPDIDKHSKSVFVMHEKSEKLIPFHRHTKGQLSYVEGGIAYITTDNKTYVVPARHFFWIPQGMEHLLRIGHSATVLRSLYFYAHDDSTDPFYTKLGIYPASELLIQMIKYTEVWDEKHVKAKDHNFEFLISLKNILPKVSQYALPIVLPMTDDYQMNKILLYLDRNIGDKHTLVSISDRFGMSERSMSRLFRSTLDISFLQYLKTLRMVKAIELILKSHKSINEIADEVGYSSISTFSDTFHEFTQSRPSDLRKTKGSS, encoded by the coding sequence ATGGGACTAATTGCAGCATTACCAGATATTGACAAGCACTCCAAAAGTGTTTTTGTAATGCATGAAAAGTCTGAAAAACTGATTCCTTTCCACAGACATACAAAAGGACAACTAAGCTATGTGGAAGGCGGAATCGCCTATATCACAACAGATAACAAAACCTATGTTGTTCCGGCCCGGCATTTCTTCTGGATTCCACAAGGCATGGAACATCTTTTGCGTATAGGGCATTCTGCTACGGTACTTCGTTCGCTTTATTTTTATGCTCATGATGACAGCACGGATCCATTTTATACTAAACTTGGAATCTATCCTGCTTCCGAACTGCTCATTCAGATGATTAAATATACGGAGGTATGGGATGAAAAACATGTAAAAGCAAAAGACCACAATTTTGAGTTCCTGATTTCTCTAAAGAATATACTTCCTAAAGTCAGTCAATATGCTTTACCAATTGTTTTGCCTATGACGGATGATTATCAGATGAATAAAATTCTCCTGTATCTGGACCGTAACATTGGTGATAAACATACTTTGGTTAGTATCAGCGATCGTTTCGGAATGAGTGAAAGATCTATGTCAAGGCTCTTCAGATCCACTCTGGATATCTCTTTTCTGCAATATCTGAAAACGCTGAGAATGGTTAAAGCCATCGAACTTATTCTTAAATCTCATAAATCTATTAATGAAATTGCTGACGAAGTCGGCTATAGCAGTATCAGTACTTTTAGTGATACTTTTCATGAATTCACCCAATCAAGACCATCAGATTTAAGAAAAACAAAAGGCTCTTCCTAA
- a CDS encoding TolC family protein has product MKIFSTLAFMLGTLFPALAKTQVLKNDTLYLSLKQTWQKAEENSRYIQMSNMETDISAARVKDAKLERFPEVHLKGSVEKASNIPVYENGLFSKPTQHEVIHTLYRAGTDFYFNIYNGNKLNIKIKQEEILQKIKEIRKDESISDIHYKAASLYLDLQKSLMFRKLIKEDLQDQKLQLKEIQSLYKNGVILKSDVLRTELDLSKREMALITIENDILIATQKLNIIIGVPDETVVIPEDTDTIHEKNITYDEYLEQAFRNSFDYHISGQQTELSKLRLKEVKANVRPQIGLYGEFYFANPQIFLYPYNPNWYSLGIVGLKASFSISSLYHNTQKAQAAKLELEKEEIAHKNTEDKIRQDVKEAYLRYTEALEQVKLAEINVSQAKENVRIIKNTYFSQTSLITDLLDANIQLLQTRFELESSKIIAQNKYYLLQNVTGTL; this is encoded by the coding sequence ATGAAAATTTTTTCTACCCTGGCCTTTATGCTGGGGACACTATTTCCGGCATTAGCCAAGACCCAGGTTCTTAAAAATGATACACTATACCTTTCCCTAAAGCAAACATGGCAAAAGGCAGAAGAAAATAGCCGTTATATTCAGATGAGTAATATGGAAACCGATATTTCAGCTGCAAGAGTAAAAGATGCTAAATTGGAGCGTTTTCCTGAAGTACATTTAAAAGGTTCTGTAGAGAAGGCATCTAATATCCCGGTATATGAAAATGGACTGTTCTCGAAACCAACACAGCATGAAGTTATTCATACACTTTACAGAGCCGGCACCGATTTTTACTTTAATATTTATAATGGTAATAAGCTCAATATTAAGATAAAGCAGGAAGAAATTCTTCAGAAGATAAAAGAAATCCGAAAAGACGAGAGCATTTCCGATATTCATTACAAAGCAGCTTCACTGTATCTGGATCTTCAGAAGAGTTTGATGTTCCGAAAGCTTATAAAAGAGGATCTTCAGGATCAGAAGCTGCAGCTGAAAGAAATACAGTCTCTTTATAAAAATGGTGTGATTCTGAAAAGTGATGTTCTCCGGACAGAACTCGATTTATCTAAAAGAGAGATGGCTCTGATAACTATTGAAAATGATATATTAATTGCCACACAGAAGCTTAATATTATCATAGGAGTTCCAGATGAAACAGTTGTTATTCCGGAAGATACTGATACCATACACGAAAAAAATATTACTTATGACGAGTATCTGGAGCAGGCATTCCGGAATTCATTTGACTATCATATCTCCGGACAGCAGACAGAACTTAGCAAGCTTCGCCTAAAAGAAGTTAAGGCGAATGTAAGACCACAAATAGGATTATATGGGGAGTTTTATTTTGCAAACCCACAGATTTTCCTGTATCCTTATAATCCCAACTGGTATTCATTGGGTATTGTTGGACTAAAAGCTTCATTTTCTATTTCTTCTCTTTATCACAATACTCAGAAAGCCCAGGCTGCGAAACTGGAATTAGAAAAAGAAGAAATTGCTCATAAAAATACTGAAGACAAAATCCGGCAGGATGTGAAAGAAGCTTATTTACGATATACTGAGGCTCTGGAACAGGTGAAGCTGGCAGAAATTAATGTTTCTCAGGCAAAGGAAAATGTACGGATTATTAAAAATACTTACTTCAGTCAAACCTCTCTTATTACTGATCTTTTAGATGCCAATATTCAGCTTCTTCAAACCCGATTCGAGCTCGAAAGTTCAAAAATTATAGCTCAAAACAAATATTACTTATTACAAAACGTTACAGGAACTTTATAA
- a CDS encoding HlyD family secretion protein: protein MKKKYTATDKLITKITGWITILVILILAVWGGISLFDYYKYEQTNDAQVQEYVNPVIARAGGFIVAVKFEENQNVKKGDTLLVIDNREYILQQEQTRAQLIKARAQLKVLESTVHTMNKESSVSREQIMANAAKVKKQELDYNRYKKLYDEESATKQKLEDVEATLEVNRSDYKSSQDAYAASVSKIEDVIAEKEVVKAEIIRLEALLGRHKLETSYTVVTAPYNGRMGKRSVEVGQMIDAGEPLAFIVNDQTDKWVVANYKETQISGMHIGDKVKIIADSYPDKEFKGTIISLSPATGSSFSLLPPDNSTGNYVKIVQRIPVRIRIDGYRSETEILKVGMNVNVYATKKHSND from the coding sequence ATGAAAAAGAAATATACAGCCACAGATAAGCTTATTACAAAGATCACAGGATGGATTACAATACTTGTCATACTGATATTAGCAGTTTGGGGAGGAATAAGTCTCTTTGATTATTACAAATATGAACAAACTAATGATGCACAGGTTCAGGAATATGTAAATCCTGTAATTGCAAGAGCAGGAGGTTTTATTGTAGCTGTAAAATTTGAAGAAAATCAGAACGTAAAAAAGGGCGACACACTTTTAGTTATAGACAACAGAGAATACATACTGCAACAGGAGCAGACCAGAGCCCAGCTTATTAAAGCACGGGCTCAGTTAAAAGTTCTTGAAAGTACTGTTCATACCATGAATAAAGAATCCTCGGTGTCAAGAGAACAGATTATGGCAAACGCTGCCAAAGTAAAAAAGCAGGAACTGGATTATAACCGGTATAAAAAGCTTTATGATGAGGAATCTGCTACAAAACAGAAGCTTGAAGATGTTGAAGCAACATTAGAAGTGAACAGAAGCGACTATAAGTCTTCACAGGATGCCTATGCAGCATCCGTCTCGAAAATAGAAGATGTAATAGCTGAAAAGGAAGTTGTAAAGGCCGAAATCATAAGATTGGAAGCATTACTGGGAAGACATAAACTGGAAACCAGCTATACTGTTGTTACAGCGCCTTACAACGGAAGAATGGGGAAGCGTAGTGTTGAGGTAGGGCAGATGATAGATGCAGGGGAACCTCTGGCTTTTATAGTTAATGATCAGACTGATAAATGGGTGGTGGCGAACTACAAAGAAACCCAGATTAGCGGAATGCATATTGGTGATAAGGTAAAAATCATTGCAGATTCCTATCCTGATAAAGAATTTAAAGGAACAATTATATCACTTTCTCCGGCTACCGGCTCCAGCTTTTCTCTATTGCCACCGGATAACTCTACGGGTAATTATGTGAAAATTGTTCAACGTATTCCTGTAAGAATAAGAATTGACGGATATAGATCCGAAACAGAGATTTTAAAAGTGGGAATGAATGTGAATGTATATGCTACAAAAAAGCACAGTAATGACTAG
- a CDS encoding beta-carotene 15,15'-monooxygenase: MTRRKIPFFKNWAPDWFVKFFLFLMTLPGIAIFFLPLTNIEAARGYYGCETGDIQFSVILFYAGYVGFYSLERRFFSFLAAREYLLLFVSLQIFNSLICYLTHDIYILFPVRFIQGVLFACNVNLSLTLFFSRLSSERGREISFSIFFGLLICAVPVNNLLTAGIIDAYNFNIIYKAAIFSYVPCLIFLACAMNHYRSGKRLPLYKLDVQSFMLLSGCLVLFGYIMIFGQEYYWLEDQRIFLSVTGIFILSVLMLIRFRAMKRPYIDLRVFRHRNFIIGLVFLFILYICRFASGITNTYFTSSLHFDPFYLSYINIFNLLGIIIGVILACYMVIRKVGIRYIWFLGFSLLLVFHVLMYFSFDIEANPFNYFIPLALQGLGVGILMVPTIIYIISAVPFFIGHSAAATALTIRYLGFCTSIGIINFFQLLGKSRHYNAFQDHLTVLNPAVKNILSKQAGKLSAKGMNKDQIIKASDKLLLKKVEDQSLLRFNMDYYEMMSWLLFATLLLILLFPYLNKTILHLKSRRLSPA, encoded by the coding sequence ATGACTAGAAGGAAAATTCCCTTTTTTAAGAATTGGGCACCAGATTGGTTTGTGAAGTTTTTTCTTTTCTTAATGACACTTCCGGGGATTGCAATTTTCTTTCTGCCACTAACCAATATTGAAGCAGCCCGTGGATATTATGGATGCGAGACGGGAGATATTCAATTTTCCGTGATTTTGTTTTATGCAGGCTATGTGGGATTTTACAGTCTTGAAAGAAGATTTTTTAGTTTTTTGGCAGCCAGAGAATATCTCTTACTGTTTGTAAGCCTGCAAATATTCAATTCTCTTATTTGCTACCTCACCCATGATATTTATATTCTTTTTCCTGTTAGATTTATTCAGGGGGTTCTGTTTGCCTGCAATGTAAATCTCTCCCTTACCTTATTTTTTTCAAGGCTGAGTAGTGAACGGGGAAGGGAAATAAGCTTTTCAATATTTTTTGGACTTCTAATTTGTGCTGTACCGGTTAATAATCTTTTAACAGCAGGGATTATCGATGCTTATAATTTTAATATTATCTATAAAGCAGCTATATTCTCCTATGTACCCTGTCTTATTTTCCTGGCATGTGCCATGAATCATTATCGCAGTGGTAAAAGACTTCCTCTTTATAAGCTGGATGTTCAGAGCTTTATGTTGCTCAGTGGATGCCTTGTACTCTTTGGCTATATTATGATTTTTGGACAGGAGTACTATTGGTTGGAAGATCAGAGAATTTTCCTGAGTGTTACAGGAATTTTTATACTTTCGGTATTAATGCTTATCCGCTTTAGGGCGATGAAGCGTCCCTATATTGATCTCAGAGTTTTCAGACACAGAAACTTTATTATAGGTCTGGTATTTCTCTTTATTCTCTACATCTGCAGATTTGCCTCTGGGATTACCAATACTTATTTTACTTCGTCTTTGCATTTTGATCCTTTTTATCTTTCTTACATCAATATCTTTAACCTTTTGGGTATTATTATAGGTGTTATTTTGGCCTGCTATATGGTTATAAGGAAGGTCGGAATACGTTACATCTGGTTTTTAGGATTTTCACTGCTTCTTGTTTTTCATGTGTTGATGTATTTTTCATTTGATATTGAGGCCAATCCTTTTAATTATTTTATTCCTTTAGCACTTCAGGGGCTTGGAGTAGGGATACTAATGGTTCCTACCATTATATATATTATCTCAGCCGTCCCTTTTTTTATAGGTCATTCGGCTGCTGCTACGGCCCTTACTATACGCTATCTGGGGTTTTGTACCAGCATCGGTATTATTAATTTCTTTCAGCTTCTTGGGAAAAGCAGGCACTATAATGCTTTTCAGGATCACTTGACTGTACTGAATCCTGCGGTAAAAAATATTTTGAGTAAACAAGCTGGAAAACTGAGTGCTAAAGGAATGAATAAAGATCAGATAATAAAAGCATCAGATAAATTATTGCTGAAGAAAGTTGAAGACCAGAGCCTTTTAAGATTCAATATGGATTATTATGAAATGATGAGCTGGCTCCTTTTTGCTACGCTATTGTTAATCCTTCTTTTTCCCTATCTGAACAAAACGATATTACACCTGAAATCCAGAAGACTTTCTCCTGCCTAA